In a single window of the bacterium BMS3Abin14 genome:
- the novN gene encoding decarbamoylnovobiocin carbamoyltransferase yields the protein MKGKWPENPVESGHPVNILGISAFYHDSAASLVCDGKVVAAVQEERFSRVKHDLRFPESAIRYCMEEGGVTPESLDLIAFHEKPFIHFERLLETFFAYAPRGLRQFRQAIPAWLRQKLWIKDIIRKETGFTGRIIFPSHHQSHAAAAFFPSPFEAAAILTMDGVGEWATASYGTGEGNRIEIVGELRFPHSLGLLYSAFTVFTGFAINSGEYKMMGLAPYGEPVYKDIILTELMDLREDGSFRLNMEYFDYCSGLTMTSRRFHALFGALPRVPGSAIRRIDMDLARSVQEVAEEVILRMARFVKRETGLAKLVMSGGVALNSVANGKLEREGVFDEIWIQPAAGDAGSALGAALYGWHQYMDRERETDGIKDSMSGALLGPCFDGEHVERELDRLGAAFQRMEEPELLDKVTALIEQGCVVGWFQGRMEFGPRALGNRSILADARRPEVQARINRDVKFREGFRPFAPSILAEKAAVYFNMKSDSPYMLKVFPIGVEHLKRLTEEEMSLSGLDRLRAVRSDIPAVTHVDGSARVQTVEGRNNPLFAGLLSAFEKKTGCPLLLNTSFNVRGEPMVCTPEEAFRCFMVTGMDAMVIGPFLLDKEDQSDLKDPGEIAETACRTAGERHLRIFGISTGLGLVVMSLVLRWRFSLPFWWTLIVIGGFLAGAGFFLPGILAPVHRYWGRISSAVGRRVFTLCLALGYYGVLWPTALGARLTGRRFLEKGPDRAPGTYWEPCSPVKRESCERQY from the coding sequence ATGAAAGGGAAGTGGCCTGAAAATCCTGTTGAGAGTGGGCATCCGGTAAATATCCTTGGTATCTCCGCTTTTTACCACGACAGCGCTGCGTCACTGGTCTGTGACGGAAAAGTCGTGGCCGCGGTCCAGGAGGAACGTTTTTCCAGGGTGAAACATGACCTGCGCTTTCCCGAAAGCGCTATCCGTTACTGCATGGAAGAGGGCGGAGTGACTCCCGAATCCCTGGACCTGATCGCCTTCCATGAAAAGCCGTTCATTCACTTCGAGCGCCTGCTGGAAACGTTTTTTGCCTATGCGCCCAGAGGGCTGCGGCAGTTTCGGCAGGCGATTCCCGCCTGGCTTCGGCAAAAACTGTGGATCAAGGACATTATCCGGAAGGAGACAGGGTTTACCGGGCGGATCATCTTCCCTTCCCACCACCAGTCCCACGCGGCGGCGGCTTTCTTTCCCTCCCCGTTTGAGGCCGCAGCAATACTCACCATGGACGGTGTGGGTGAATGGGCGACGGCAAGTTACGGGACGGGGGAGGGAAACAGGATAGAAATAGTGGGGGAACTGCGGTTTCCCCATTCCCTCGGCCTGCTCTATTCAGCGTTCACCGTTTTCACCGGGTTTGCGATAAACTCCGGCGAGTACAAGATGATGGGCCTGGCCCCTTACGGGGAGCCCGTATACAAGGATATTATCCTCACCGAACTCATGGACCTTCGGGAAGACGGGTCCTTCAGGCTCAACATGGAATATTTCGATTACTGTTCCGGCCTGACCATGACCAGCCGCCGTTTTCATGCTCTCTTCGGGGCTTTACCGCGGGTTCCGGGATCCGCCATCCGTCGGATTGACATGGACCTCGCCAGATCTGTACAGGAGGTTGCCGAGGAGGTGATCCTGCGGATGGCCCGGTTCGTCAAACGGGAGACAGGACTGGCAAAGTTGGTGATGTCAGGTGGCGTGGCGCTTAACTCTGTGGCCAACGGTAAACTGGAACGTGAGGGTGTCTTCGATGAAATATGGATTCAGCCGGCCGCGGGAGACGCCGGATCCGCACTCGGCGCGGCTTTGTATGGGTGGCACCAGTACATGGACAGGGAACGGGAGACCGATGGGATCAAAGACAGCATGTCCGGGGCGCTGCTGGGCCCGTGTTTTGATGGGGAACATGTAGAGCGGGAATTGGATCGCCTCGGGGCTGCCTTCCAGAGAATGGAGGAGCCGGAACTGCTGGACAAGGTCACGGCTCTTATTGAACAGGGCTGCGTGGTCGGCTGGTTCCAGGGCCGGATGGAGTTCGGGCCCAGGGCGTTGGGAAACAGGTCCATCCTGGCCGATGCAAGGCGCCCGGAAGTACAGGCGCGAATCAACCGGGATGTCAAGTTCCGGGAAGGGTTCCGCCCCTTCGCCCCTTCCATCCTCGCGGAAAAGGCGGCCGTGTATTTTAACATGAAATCCGACAGCCCCTACATGCTCAAAGTGTTTCCGATCGGGGTTGAGCACTTGAAGCGCCTGACGGAGGAGGAGATGTCCCTGAGCGGGCTCGACAGGCTCCGGGCTGTCAGGTCCGACATACCTGCCGTAACCCATGTGGACGGCTCGGCCCGGGTACAGACGGTAGAGGGAAGAAACAACCCGCTGTTTGCCGGTCTGTTATCCGCGTTCGAGAAAAAGACAGGCTGTCCCCTCCTTCTGAACACATCCTTCAACGTCCGGGGTGAGCCCATGGTCTGCACCCCGGAGGAAGCATTCCGATGCTTCATGGTCACGGGGATGGATGCAATGGTCATCGGCCCTTTCCTCCTCGACAAGGAGGACCAGAGCGACCTGAAAGACCCGGGGGAGATTGCCGAAACAGCCTGCCGGACGGCCGGGGAAAGGCATCTCCGGATCTTCGGTATTTCCACAGGTTTGGGTCTGGTAGTGATGTCCCTCGTGCTCCGCTGGAGGTTCTCCCTCCCTTTCTGGTGGACCCTGATCGTCATTGGAGGGTTTCTGGCAGGGGCGGGGTTCTTCCTCCCGGGGATTCTGGCCCCCGTTCACCGGTACTGGGGCCGTATATCATCCGCCGTGGGTCGCCGGGTTTTCACGCTTTGCCTGGCATTGGGTTATTATGGGGTTCTGTGGCCCACCGCGCTTGGGGCCAGGCTGACGGGCAGACGGTTTCTGGAAAAGGGGCCTGACCGGGCCCCGGGGACCTACTGGGAGCCGTGCTCTCCCGTGAAAAGGGAGTCCTGTGAACGGCAGTATTGA
- the ybaQ gene encoding putative HTH-type transcriptional regulator YbaQ, translated as MVRVPKYGPPTHPGEMLFEEFLEPLKMTQVELAERLGVSYPRINELIHGKRGVTPDTALRLERLFGMEAQFWLNLQLAWDLYHVSHSPSAKVIRKIKLLPGLARGVNG; from the coding sequence ATGGTTCGCGTACCGAAGTACGGACCGCCGACGCATCCGGGTGAGATGCTCTTTGAAGAATTTCTCGAGCCGCTAAAGATGACACAGGTCGAACTGGCGGAGAGGCTTGGGGTTTCCTATCCCCGGATCAATGAACTGATCCATGGAAAGCGGGGTGTAACCCCTGATACCGCGCTGAGACTGGAGCGTCTGTTCGGCATGGAGGCGCAGTTCTGGCTCAACCTGCAGCTTGCGTGGGACCTGTATCACGTCAGCCATTCGCCTTCCGCAAAAGTGATTCGGAAAATCAAACTCCTGCCAGGTCTCGCCAGGGGCGTGAACGGTTAG